The Palleronia sp. THAF1 genome window below encodes:
- a CDS encoding redoxin domain-containing protein, translating to MPTTPTPDSQAPALELNLTAGPKWKLEQQSPDTFTQIIVYRGLHCPVCKEYLGTSRKLYEQFLEKGVETIHVSMDSKERASEAHADWGLDPVPMGYGLTREQAADWGLYVSDPIQDSEKAPFAEPGVFWVRPDGRLYLAAVSNSPFARPNLEFLLGKVDFIKDKEYPARGQAA from the coding sequence ATGCCCACCACCCCCACACCCGATAGCCAAGCACCCGCACTGGAACTGAACCTGACCGCAGGTCCGAAGTGGAAGCTCGAACAGCAATCGCCCGATACCTTCACGCAGATCATCGTGTATCGCGGCCTGCACTGCCCGGTGTGCAAGGAATACCTTGGTACCTCCCGCAAGCTCTATGAGCAGTTTCTGGAGAAAGGCGTCGAGACGATCCACGTCTCGATGGACAGCAAGGAGCGCGCGTCCGAGGCGCACGCCGATTGGGGTCTCGATCCCGTTCCGATGGGCTACGGTCTGACCAGGGAACAGGCCGCTGATTGGGGTCTTTATGTCTCCGACCCGATTCAAGACAGTGAGAAGGCACCGTTTGCCGAACCGGGCGTGTTCTGGGTGCGCCCCGACGGACGGCTTTACCTTGCCGCCGTGTCCAATTCTCCCTTTGCCCGTCCAAATCTGGAGTTCCTGCTCGGCAAGGTCGATTTCATCAAGGATAAGGAATACCCGGCGCGCGGCCAAGCTGCGTAG
- a CDS encoding cation diffusion facilitator family transporter produces the protein MSHDHGHHHIDPDAGDARIAAAVGVNLLLTVAQFIGGLLSGSLALIADAVHNLSDALSLVIAFGARRIARRPADDDMTFGYGRAEVVAALINLTTLIVIGVLLLYEGAARLFDPPDVQGWIVVILAGVALIVDLATVLLTIRMARTSMNIRAAFLHNLADALGSVAVIVAGTLILLYDWRLVDPIVTILIAAYILWHAGSEMPPVIRLLMLGAPSSAETDAVRDTLAGVPGVKRAYHVHLWQIDEHRISVEAHLAIDDAAQGPAICKTARDRLKDRFGISHSTLEIEGA, from the coding sequence ATGTCCCATGATCACGGCCATCATCACATTGACCCCGACGCAGGCGATGCACGCATCGCGGCTGCCGTTGGGGTCAATCTTTTGCTGACAGTCGCCCAGTTCATCGGCGGTCTTCTGTCCGGCTCGCTCGCCCTGATCGCCGATGCCGTTCACAACCTGTCCGACGCCCTGTCGCTGGTGATCGCCTTCGGCGCGCGCCGCATCGCACGCCGCCCTGCCGACGATGACATGACCTTCGGCTATGGCCGGGCAGAGGTTGTCGCGGCGCTGATCAACCTGACCACGCTGATCGTGATCGGCGTTCTACTTCTGTACGAAGGTGCGGCGCGGCTGTTTGATCCGCCCGACGTGCAAGGTTGGATCGTCGTCATCCTTGCCGGTGTGGCTCTGATCGTCGACCTTGCCACCGTCTTACTGACGATCCGAATGGCGCGCACCTCGATGAACATCCGCGCGGCGTTCCTGCACAATCTGGCGGATGCGCTCGGCTCGGTCGCCGTGATCGTCGCCGGAACGTTGATCCTGCTCTACGACTGGCGGCTGGTGGATCCCATCGTCACGATCCTGATCGCTGCCTACATTCTGTGGCATGCGGGGTCAGAGATGCCGCCCGTGATCCGTCTGTTGATGCTGGGGGCGCCGTCCAGCGCTGAAACCGACGCGGTGCGCGACACCCTTGCAGGCGTTCCGGGCGTGAAGCGCGCGTATCACGTGCATCTCTGGCAGATCGACGAGCACAGGATTTCGGTGGAAGCCCACCTTGCCATAGATGACGCTGCACAAGGCCCCGCGATCTGCAAAACGGCCAGGGATCGCCTGAAGGATCGCTTCGGAATATCCCACTCCACGCTGGAAATCGAAGGCGCATGA
- a CDS encoding DUF1285 domain-containing protein, whose protein sequence is MTKAKVGQMAVIPDAKALEEAVRAASQGGMPPIEAWDPPESGDMDLRIDRDGTWIHEGSPIRRTKLVRLFSTILKREGDAYFLVTPVEKWRITVEDAPFVAYDVTQQDDALIFTTNVGDTVTADANHPIRVARNGEEPSPYVMVRDGLEALIDRKSFYRLVDMGHVQGDQFGVTSKGVFFPMAPAEDAQP, encoded by the coding sequence ATGACAAAAGCGAAGGTGGGACAAATGGCCGTGATCCCTGATGCGAAGGCTCTGGAAGAAGCGGTGCGCGCCGCATCACAGGGCGGCATGCCGCCGATCGAGGCATGGGATCCGCCCGAATCCGGAGACATGGACCTGCGGATCGACCGTGATGGCACATGGATCCATGAAGGTTCGCCGATCCGGCGGACCAAACTGGTGCGCTTGTTCTCCACCATCCTGAAGCGCGAAGGCGACGCCTATTTCCTTGTCACCCCGGTCGAGAAGTGGCGCATCACGGTCGAAGATGCGCCATTTGTCGCATACGATGTGACGCAGCAGGATGACGCGCTGATCTTCACCACCAATGTTGGCGATACCGTCACCGCCGACGCCAACCACCCGATCCGTGTTGCGCGGAACGGCGAGGAACCGTCGCCCTACGTCATGGTGCGCGACGGGCTCGAGGCGCTGATCGACCGCAAGAGCTTTTACCGGCTCGTTGATATGGGCCATGTGCAGGGCGATCAGTTCGGCGTGACCTCAAAGGGTGTATTCTTCCCGATGGCCCCGGCGGAGGACGCGCAGCCGTAG
- a CDS encoding AAA family ATPase, which translates to MSDPILDEIDALGDKLAQARTSITKRFIGQTRVVDLVLSTLLCGGHGLLIGLPGLGKTRLVETLSTVMGLDGKRVQFTPDLMPADILGSEVLETGQDGARAFKFIEGPIFCQLLMADEINRASPRTQSALLQAMQEKSVTVAGQTHPLAAPFHVLATQNPIEQEGTYPLPEAQLDRFLVQIDVPYPDRETERDILMATTGAEEEVAHAVFTDHDLIAAQLLLRRMPVGDGVIEAILDLVRACRPEEDSAPEVIRENVGWGPGPRAAQALMLTVRARALLDGRLVPNVEDVADMAGPVLTHRMALTFAARARGIVLPDVIAQTVDRVTSLRSAA; encoded by the coding sequence ATGTCAGACCCCATTCTCGATGAGATCGACGCGCTGGGCGATAAGCTGGCGCAGGCGCGGACCTCTATCACCAAGCGGTTCATCGGCCAGACGCGGGTGGTCGATCTGGTGCTGTCGACGCTTCTGTGCGGCGGCCACGGCCTGCTGATCGGCCTGCCGGGGCTGGGCAAGACGCGATTGGTCGAGACGCTGTCGACCGTGATGGGGCTGGACGGAAAGCGCGTGCAATTCACCCCCGATCTGATGCCCGCTGATATTCTTGGGTCAGAGGTGCTGGAAACGGGGCAGGACGGCGCGCGCGCTTTCAAGTTCATCGAAGGTCCGATCTTCTGCCAGCTTCTGATGGCGGATGAGATCAACCGCGCCTCTCCCCGCACGCAATCGGCGCTGTTGCAGGCAATGCAGGAGAAATCGGTGACCGTCGCGGGGCAGACGCACCCCTTGGCCGCGCCCTTCCATGTTCTCGCAACCCAGAACCCGATCGAGCAGGAGGGCACGTATCCTCTGCCCGAAGCGCAACTGGACCGCTTCCTTGTGCAGATCGACGTGCCCTATCCCGACCGCGAAACCGAGCGTGATATTCTGATGGCCACGACGGGCGCAGAGGAAGAGGTCGCCCACGCCGTTTTCACTGACCACGATCTGATCGCTGCGCAGCTTCTGCTGCGTCGGATGCCGGTTGGCGACGGTGTGATCGAAGCGATCCTTGACCTCGTGCGCGCCTGCCGCCCCGAAGAGGACAGCGCGCCAGAGGTCATCCGCGAAAATGTCGGCTGGGGCCCAGGTCCGCGTGCGGCGCAGGCCCTGATGCTGACGGTCCGGGCTCGCGCGCTGCTGGACGGGCGCTTGGTGCCGAACGTCGAAGACGTGGCCGACATGGCCGGCCCGGTCCTGACGCACCGCATGGCGCTGACATTCGCGGCTCGCGCGCGCGGCATCGTCTTGCCGGACGTGATCGCGCAAACGGTCGACCGGGTTACATCACTGCGGTCCGCCGCGTGA
- a CDS encoding DUF58 domain-containing protein produces MSDPAALRARAEGLAGAFPPLLAGARHLAASVVLGAHGRRRPGQGDEFWQYRPAIPGDEARSIDWRRSGRSDAHFVRQKEWQAAQSVSLWIDPSASMAFASDSALPEKRYRAAELGLALAILLVRGGERVGLMGHDLPARGGEVQLMRLAAAMEADPDGEYGEPTAREMPSRSRAAFVSDFLGDISAARAALTEAADRGVSGVMIQVLDPQEEAFPFDGRTVFESMGGGIRHETLKARDLRDRYLDRLAERKADLADLCRATGWQYHCHHTNTPATQALLWAYSALERVV; encoded by the coding sequence GTGAGCGATCCCGCTGCCCTCCGCGCCCGCGCCGAAGGGCTGGCCGGGGCCTTTCCACCGCTTTTGGCGGGTGCGCGGCACTTGGCCGCATCCGTCGTTCTGGGCGCGCATGGTCGCCGCCGTCCGGGGCAGGGTGACGAGTTCTGGCAATATCGTCCCGCCATCCCCGGTGACGAGGCGCGCAGCATCGACTGGCGCCGTTCGGGCCGGTCGGATGCCCATTTCGTGCGACAAAAGGAATGGCAGGCGGCGCAGTCGGTGTCGCTTTGGATCGACCCGTCCGCGTCCATGGCATTCGCGTCCGACAGCGCGTTGCCCGAAAAACGCTACCGTGCTGCCGAACTGGGCTTGGCGCTTGCGATCCTGCTGGTGCGCGGCGGCGAACGTGTGGGCCTCATGGGCCACGACCTGCCCGCCCGCGGCGGAGAGGTGCAGTTGATGCGTCTGGCCGCCGCGATGGAGGCCGATCCCGACGGCGAATACGGCGAACCGACCGCGCGCGAGATGCCGTCGCGGTCCCGCGCGGCGTTCGTCTCGGATTTTCTGGGTGACATCTCGGCGGCCCGCGCCGCGTTGACCGAAGCGGCCGACCGAGGTGTGTCGGGCGTGATGATCCAGGTTCTCGACCCGCAGGAAGAGGCGTTTCCCTTCGACGGTCGGACAGTCTTCGAGTCCATGGGCGGCGGCATCCGGCATGAGACGTTGAAGGCCCGCGACCTGCGTGACCGCTATCTGGATCGACTGGCCGAGCGGAAGGCCGACTTGGCCGACCTGTGCCGCGCGACCGGCTGGCAATACCACTGCCACCACACAAACACCCCGGCCACGCAGGCGCTGCTCTGGGCCTATTCCGCGCTTGAAAGGGTCGTGTAG
- a CDS encoding DUF4159 domain-containing protein: MLILGPIGFTAPWLLLGLIALPILWILLRAVPPAPIRRRFPGVALLLGLQDEEHQSDKTPWWLLLLRSLAIAALIAGFAGPVLNPDPREPGTGPLLVLMDGTWADARDWPRRIDRVEQALSEATRDDRPAAVVLLTDPPAGDLPFRAAQSWVSQLPGLTPQPWAPQDSAAWAEGLPGNFDTIWLSDGLDRESRAETLAALEDRGSVRVFESPRPIYGLRPPIFEDGAISLSVTRAGDGVERTVTIAAQGLDPNGVERQLATVDATFAQGETEAEVAVSLPPELRNRVSRFEVIGARSAGAVSLTDDALKRREVALLSGSEARESVELLNPTHYLEQALDPVADLIDGALSDVLLANPDAIVLADVATVPDAQSADLLAWIDAGGLLVRFAGPRLAASDVSRAEEDPLMPVRLRAGGRSVGGAMSWGEPKELQTFADESPFAGLSVPEDVTVTAQVLAQPDPTLSERTIASLADGTPLVTRKRIGAGQVVLFHVTANAEWSSLPLSGLFVSMLERLAVSTRPAQPDASELEGTTWQIDSRLTAFGAVEDAGNLPGVPGERLADSAPGPDAPPGLYAGEDRRLALNVIGPETVLTATAWPSRIPVEGLATAQEQPLGGLLLSLGIALLAIDVLASLWLAGRLTGPRAAAAALAGLMLIGAPQADAQNGMSSTPPREEVTDDAFAAAVTSEVTLAHVLTGDDRLDQTAQAGLFGLGQTLFRRTSIEPSEPVGVNLETDELAFYPFLYWPVSADMARPSDAAYAKLNAYLRSGGMILFDTRDADMGGTATTPTSRKLQELARPLDVPPLEQIPADHVLTRTFYLLQDFPGRHATPNIWVEAAPPDAEMVEGMPFRDLNDNVTPVVIGGGDWAAAWAVDDTGRPMFPVGRGFAGERQREISLRFGVNLIMHVLTGNYKSDQVHVPALLDRLGN; this comes from the coding sequence ATGCTGATCCTCGGTCCCATCGGCTTTACCGCGCCTTGGCTTCTGCTGGGCCTGATCGCCTTGCCGATCCTGTGGATTTTGCTGCGCGCCGTGCCGCCCGCGCCGATCCGCCGCCGCTTTCCCGGCGTGGCGCTTCTGCTGGGTCTGCAGGACGAGGAACACCAGTCCGACAAGACGCCGTGGTGGCTTTTGCTGCTGCGCAGCCTTGCCATTGCCGCGCTGATCGCGGGCTTCGCCGGTCCGGTCCTGAATCCCGACCCGCGCGAGCCGGGCACCGGCCCGCTGCTGGTGCTGATGGACGGCACATGGGCCGACGCCCGCGACTGGCCGCGCCGGATCGACCGGGTAGAGCAGGCATTGTCAGAGGCGACACGCGACGACCGCCCCGCCGCCGTCGTTCTGCTGACCGACCCGCCCGCCGGTGATCTTCCGTTCCGCGCCGCGCAATCGTGGGTGTCGCAGCTTCCGGGCCTGACGCCGCAGCCTTGGGCTCCGCAAGACAGTGCAGCTTGGGCCGAGGGGTTGCCCGGCAACTTCGATACAATCTGGCTGTCCGATGGTCTGGACCGCGAAAGCCGCGCTGAAACGCTGGCTGCGCTTGAAGATCGCGGGTCGGTGCGCGTGTTCGAATCCCCACGTCCCATCTACGGCCTGCGCCCCCCGATATTCGAGGACGGAGCGATCTCGCTGTCCGTGACCCGCGCGGGCGACGGTGTCGAACGCACGGTGACCATCGCCGCGCAGGGGCTCGATCCAAACGGGGTGGAGCGTCAGTTGGCCACGGTCGATGCGACCTTTGCCCAAGGCGAGACGGAGGCCGAAGTCGCCGTGTCGCTGCCCCCGGAATTGCGTAACCGCGTGTCCCGGTTTGAGGTCATCGGCGCACGATCCGCCGGGGCCGTCAGCCTGACCGACGACGCTTTGAAACGGCGCGAAGTGGCGCTGCTGTCGGGCAGCGAGGCCCGCGAGTCCGTCGAGTTGCTGAACCCCACGCACTACTTGGAACAGGCGCTCGACCCCGTGGCCGACCTGATCGACGGCGCGCTGTCCGATGTGCTTTTGGCCAACCCGGACGCCATCGTTCTGGCTGACGTGGCGACCGTGCCTGACGCGCAATCCGCCGACCTGCTGGCGTGGATCGACGCTGGCGGCCTGCTGGTGCGCTTCGCCGGCCCGCGCCTTGCCGCGTCTGACGTCAGCCGTGCCGAGGAGGACCCCCTGATGCCCGTGCGCCTTCGCGCCGGTGGCCGCTCTGTCGGTGGCGCGATGAGTTGGGGAGAGCCGAAAGAGCTGCAGACCTTCGCCGACGAAAGCCCCTTCGCCGGATTGTCGGTGCCCGAAGATGTTACCGTCACCGCGCAGGTGCTGGCGCAACCTGACCCGACGCTGTCCGAACGCACCATCGCCTCGCTTGCCGATGGCACGCCGCTGGTCACGCGCAAACGCATCGGCGCGGGGCAGGTGGTGTTGTTCCACGTCACCGCCAACGCCGAATGGTCCAGCCTGCCGCTGTCGGGCCTGTTCGTGTCGATGCTGGAACGGCTTGCCGTCTCGACCCGCCCCGCGCAGCCGGACGCGAGTGAGCTGGAAGGCACGACATGGCAGATCGACAGCCGCCTGACGGCGTTCGGAGCGGTCGAAGACGCGGGCAACCTGCCCGGCGTTCCGGGCGAGCGGCTGGCCGACAGCGCGCCGGGCCCCGACGCGCCTCCGGGCCTCTATGCCGGAGAGGACCGCCGCCTCGCGCTGAATGTGATCGGGCCGGAGACCGTTTTGACTGCAACCGCATGGCCGTCGCGCATCCCGGTCGAAGGGCTGGCGACGGCACAGGAACAACCGCTTGGGGGTCTACTTCTGTCGCTCGGCATCGCTCTTCTGGCGATCGATGTGTTGGCGTCCCTGTGGCTGGCCGGGCGACTGACGGGACCGCGCGCTGCCGCCGCCGCTTTGGCGGGGCTGATGCTGATCGGCGCGCCGCAGGCCGACGCTCAAAATGGAATGTCGTCTACCCCGCCCCGCGAAGAGGTGACCGACGACGCCTTCGCTGCTGCCGTCACATCCGAAGTGACGCTGGCCCACGTTCTGACCGGCGACGACCGGCTGGATCAGACCGCTCAGGCGGGGCTGTTCGGGCTGGGGCAGACGCTGTTTCGCCGCACCTCTATCGAGCCGTCCGAACCCGTTGGCGTGAACCTTGAGACCGATGAGCTGGCGTTCTACCCGTTCCTCTACTGGCCCGTCAGCGCGGATATGGCGCGCCCCTCGGATGCCGCCTACGCCAAGCTGAACGCCTACCTGCGGTCGGGCGGCATGATCCTGTTCGACACGCGCGATGCGGATATGGGCGGCACGGCGACCACGCCTACCAGCCGCAAGTTGCAGGAGCTGGCCCGCCCGCTGGACGTGCCGCCACTGGAGCAGATCCCGGCGGATCACGTTCTGACGCGCACCTTCTACCTGCTGCAGGACTTCCCTGGCCGCCATGCCACGCCGAACATATGGGTCGAGGCTGCTCCGCCGGATGCCGAGATGGTCGAAGGCATGCCGTTCCGCGATCTGAACGACAACGTAACGCCCGTGGTCATCGGCGGCGGCGATTGGGCTGCCGCATGGGCGGTGGACGACACGGGCCGCCCGATGTTCCCCGTAGGCCGGGGCTTTGCCGGAGAGCGGCAGCGCGAAATCTCGCTGCGCTTCGGCGTGAATCTGATCATGCACGTGCTGACCGGCAACTATAAGTCCGATCAGGTCCACGTGCCCGCGCTGCTCGACCGTCTTGGGAATTGA
- a CDS encoding FAD-linked oxidase C-terminal domain-containing protein gives MQMPEPDARVISKKAELVRRLAQVLPGDALIHEPRELKAYECDALTAYKCPPLAVVLPSSTEEVASALKVCHELRVPVVPRGAGTSLAGGSLPTADSVVLGVARLTDVIETNYPDRYITVQTGRTNLSVTGAVEENGFFYAPDPSSQLACAISGNIAMNSGGAHCLKYGVTTNNLLGVTMVLMDGTVVELGGAHMDAGGLDLLGVVCGSEGQLGVVTEATLRILPKPEGARPCLIGFDSSEVAGACVSGIIKAGILPVAIEFMDRPCIRATDAFSGAGYPDCEALLIVEVEGSDAEIDAQLDAISAIARQHDPVELRVSQSEDESARIWLGRKSAFGAMGQINDYICLDGTIPVGELPRVLRGIGDLSKKHGLDVANVFHAGDGNMHPLILFDANKDGDLERAEALGEDILTLCVEVGGCLTGEHGVGVEKRDLMTVQFAPVDLEAQMRVKDVFDPAWLLNPAKVFPLASSDTRRVAAE, from the coding sequence ATGCAGATGCCCGAACCCGATGCGCGCGTGATCTCGAAAAAAGCGGAACTGGTCCGCCGTTTGGCACAGGTTCTGCCGGGCGACGCCCTGATCCACGAGCCGCGCGAGCTGAAGGCCTACGAATGCGACGCGCTGACGGCCTACAAATGCCCGCCGCTGGCCGTGGTTCTTCCCAGCTCGACCGAGGAGGTCGCCTCCGCGCTGAAGGTCTGCCACGAATTGCGCGTGCCGGTGGTGCCGCGCGGGGCCGGAACCTCTTTGGCGGGCGGATCGCTGCCCACTGCCGACAGTGTCGTGCTGGGCGTCGCGCGCCTGACCGACGTGATCGAGACGAATTACCCCGACCGCTACATCACCGTGCAGACGGGCCGCACGAACCTGTCGGTCACCGGCGCTGTCGAGGAGAACGGCTTTTTCTACGCCCCCGACCCGTCGTCGCAGCTGGCTTGTGCCATCTCGGGCAACATCGCGATGAACTCCGGCGGGGCGCATTGCCTGAAATACGGCGTGACCACCAACAATCTGTTGGGTGTCACGATGGTGCTGATGGACGGCACCGTGGTGGAATTGGGCGGCGCGCATATGGATGCGGGCGGGCTGGACTTGCTCGGCGTCGTTTGCGGGTCCGAAGGACAGCTGGGTGTCGTGACCGAAGCGACCCTGCGGATCCTGCCCAAGCCCGAAGGCGCGCGACCCTGCCTGATCGGCTTCGACTCGTCGGAAGTGGCCGGGGCCTGCGTGTCCGGTATCATCAAGGCCGGGATCTTGCCCGTCGCCATCGAATTCATGGACCGCCCCTGCATCCGCGCCACGGATGCGTTCTCCGGCGCGGGTTATCCCGATTGCGAGGCGCTGCTGATCGTGGAAGTCGAAGGCTCGGACGCCGAAATCGACGCTCAGCTCGACGCCATCAGCGCCATCGCGCGCCAGCATGATCCGGTGGAACTGCGCGTGTCGCAGTCCGAGGATGAGAGCGCGCGTATCTGGCTGGGCCGCAAGTCTGCGTTCGGCGCGATGGGGCAGATCAACGACTACATCTGCCTCGACGGCACGATCCCGGTGGGCGAACTGCCCCGCGTCCTGCGCGGGATCGGCGATCTGTCGAAGAAGCATGGGCTGGACGTGGCGAACGTCTTTCACGCGGGCGACGGCAATATGCATCCGCTGATCCTGTTCGACGCCAACAAGGACGGCGATCTGGAACGGGCAGAGGCGCTGGGCGAAGACATCCTGACCCTTTGCGTCGAAGTCGGTGGCTGTCTGACGGGCGAACACGGCGTCGGCGTGGAAAAACGCGATCTGATGACGGTGCAATTCGCCCCGGTTGATCTGGAAGCGCAGATGCGGGTGAAGGATGTGTTCGATCCCGCATGGCTGCTGAACCCCGCCAAGGTCTTCCCGCTTGCGTCATCCGACACGCGGCGCGTGGCCGCTGAGTAG